Proteins from a genomic interval of Kitasatospora herbaricolor:
- a CDS encoding LpqB family beta-propeller domain-containing protein: protein MPGTSSTGADPRRAAVAGAVLASLLLGGCAAMPDSGPVSKVEFSQGAADKNLQVRVFPVAPYKGEEPRRLLAGFLDASIADEEGYDTAKKYLTEGAHSRWNPEAGITVLAGDPTYSGGQEVKEGDTTAALTASGTQIAKVDARHTYRYADGETKADFTFVKENGEWRIDRLPDGLLVNQTNFRNSYRQFSRFFYTGSDPSLPTAREVLVADPIYLRRRIDPLAAAAKALAGGPSEWLAPVVSTTLEGVAVKQVTVDDSKVARVEVEGSDLGGRPQFCQRMAAQFFFTLADQGKGQIDRLELRSGSGSCSTSRSLAEQVAPGSLAGGSTATRQYYQRHETGQLMTAADQGEGTPVPGELGKVPPPGRAPLGALAVRRDGQRAAVVSGDGQQLFTVNITDGSTLGQAVLTSAGHPARPEDGLASPSWDGRGDLWVVDRAAATPRVDMIRENRTVAVPVDDLGGRTVQSLKISSDGVRVALVLKDETGARSLALGVVVHTGTPGTQQVRISGLRTIAPLLAEVASVSWADTDQLLVLGKEKDRLQPLYSISTDGSQSADAPLQGGEMATVAASEGRENGSVPPVLAVQATESKIYRLIGNQWRELVLPYTASSFIYPG from the coding sequence GTGCCAGGGACCAGCAGCACGGGGGCTGACCCGCGCCGGGCCGCGGTGGCCGGGGCCGTGCTGGCCTCGCTGCTGCTGGGCGGCTGCGCGGCCATGCCGGACTCCGGACCGGTCAGCAAGGTGGAGTTCTCCCAGGGCGCCGCCGACAAGAACCTGCAGGTCCGGGTCTTCCCGGTGGCGCCCTACAAGGGCGAGGAGCCGCGCCGGCTGCTGGCGGGCTTCCTGGACGCCTCGATCGCCGACGAGGAGGGGTATGACACCGCCAAGAAGTACCTCACCGAGGGCGCGCACAGCCGGTGGAACCCCGAGGCGGGCATCACCGTGCTGGCCGGCGACCCGACGTACAGCGGCGGCCAGGAGGTCAAGGAGGGCGACACCACGGCGGCCCTGACCGCCTCGGGCACCCAGATCGCCAAGGTGGACGCCCGGCACACCTACCGCTACGCCGACGGCGAGACGAAGGCGGATTTCACCTTCGTCAAGGAGAACGGCGAGTGGCGGATCGACCGGCTGCCGGACGGGCTGCTCGTCAACCAGACCAACTTCCGCAACAGCTACCGGCAGTTCTCCCGCTTCTTCTACACCGGGTCCGACCCCTCGCTGCCGACCGCGCGCGAGGTGCTGGTCGCCGACCCGATCTACCTGCGCCGGCGAATAGACCCGCTGGCCGCCGCCGCCAAGGCGCTGGCCGGGGGCCCCTCCGAGTGGCTGGCCCCGGTGGTCAGCACCACGCTCGAAGGCGTCGCCGTGAAGCAGGTGACCGTCGACGACAGCAAGGTCGCCCGGGTCGAGGTCGAGGGCTCCGACCTCGGTGGCCGGCCGCAGTTCTGCCAGCGGATGGCGGCGCAGTTCTTCTTCACCCTGGCCGACCAGGGCAAGGGCCAGATCGACCGGCTGGAGCTGCGGAGCGGCAGCGGCTCCTGCTCGACCAGCAGGTCGCTCGCCGAGCAGGTCGCGCCGGGCAGCCTGGCCGGCGGGTCCACCGCCACCCGGCAGTACTACCAGCGCCACGAGACCGGGCAGCTGATGACCGCCGCCGACCAGGGCGAGGGCACCCCGGTGCCGGGTGAGCTGGGCAAGGTCCCGCCGCCCGGCCGCGCGCCGCTCGGGGCGCTCGCCGTCCGCCGGGACGGCCAGCGGGCCGCCGTCGTCAGCGGCGACGGGCAGCAGTTGTTCACCGTGAACATCACCGACGGCAGCACCCTGGGCCAGGCGGTGCTCACCAGCGCCGGCCACCCGGCCCGGCCGGAGGACGGCCTGGCCTCGCCCAGCTGGGACGGCCGGGGCGACCTCTGGGTGGTGGACCGCGCCGCCGCCACCCCGCGGGTGGACATGATCCGCGAGAACCGGACGGTCGCGGTCCCGGTGGACGACCTGGGCGGCCGGACCGTCCAGAGCCTGAAGATCTCCTCGGACGGCGTCCGGGTCGCGCTGGTCCTGAAGGACGAGACCGGCGCCCGGAGCCTGGCGCTGGGCGTGGTGGTGCACACCGGCACGCCGGGCACGCAGCAGGTGCGCATCTCGGGGCTGCGCACGATCGCGCCGCTGCTGGCCGAGGTGGCCTCGGTGTCCTGGGCGGACACCGACCAGCTGCTGGTGCTCGGCAAGGAGAAGGACCGCCTGCAGCCGCTGTACTCCATCAGCACGGACGGCTCGCAGAGCGCCGACGCCCCGCTGCAGGGCGGCGAGATGGCCACGGTGGCCGCCTCGGAGGGCCGGGAGAACGGCAGCGTTCCGCCGGTGCTGGCGGTGCAGGCCACCGAGAGCAAGATCTACCGGCTGATCGGCAACCAGTGGCGGGAACTCGTCCTGCCGTACACCGCGAGTTCCTTCATCTACCCGGGGTGA
- a CDS encoding response regulator, protein MGDHFGLGPAGGPVPGVPAGAGEALEPDYSPRRGEPIRVLVVDDHALFRRGLEIVLAEEEDIKVIGEAGDGAEAVLKAADLLPDIILMDVRMPRRSGIEACTAIKDVVPSAKIIMLTISDEEADLYEAIKAGATGYLLKEISTDEVATAIRAVADGQSQISPSMASKLLTEFKSMIQRRSDDRDLVPAPRLTDRELEVLKLVATGMNNREIAKELFISENTVKNHVRNILEKLQLHSRMEAVVYAMREKILEIG, encoded by the coding sequence ATGGGGGATCATTTCGGGCTGGGGCCCGCCGGTGGGCCGGTCCCGGGGGTACCCGCGGGTGCGGGGGAGGCCTTGGAGCCCGATTACTCCCCTCGCAGGGGGGAGCCGATCCGCGTCCTGGTGGTCGACGACCACGCCCTGTTCCGCCGCGGCCTGGAGATCGTGCTGGCCGAGGAGGAGGACATCAAGGTCATCGGCGAGGCGGGGGACGGCGCCGAGGCCGTGCTGAAGGCCGCCGACCTGCTGCCGGACATCATCCTGATGGACGTCCGGATGCCGCGCCGCAGCGGGATCGAGGCCTGCACCGCGATCAAGGACGTGGTGCCCAGCGCCAAGATCATCATGCTGACGATCAGCGACGAGGAAGCCGACCTCTACGAGGCGATCAAGGCCGGGGCCACCGGCTACCTGCTCAAGGAGATCTCCACCGACGAGGTCGCCACCGCCATCCGCGCGGTCGCCGACGGCCAGTCCCAGATCAGCCCCTCGATGGCGTCCAAGCTGCTCACCGAGTTCAAGTCGATGATCCAGCGGCGCTCCGACGACCGGGACCTGGTCCCCGCGCCCCGGCTGACCGACCGGGAGCTGGAGGTGCTCAAGCTGGTGGCGACCGGGATGAACAACCGGGAGATCGCCAAGGAGCTCTTCATCAGCGAGAACACCGTGAAGAACCACGTCCGCAACATCCTGGAGAAGCTGCAGCTGCACTCCCGGATGGAGGCCGTGGTCTACGCGATGCGGGAGAAGATCCTCGAAATAGGGTGA
- a CDS encoding winged helix-turn-helix domain-containing protein has protein sequence MTVTTLTADEARRIALRAQGLLGAPDRRGGVRGVLRHLGAVQLDTISVLARSHELIPYARLGAVGRPAVEAAYWGGGTSFEYWSHAACVLPVEEWPLFAFRRRAYRARGNLWGHQVTPRTYRGVLDKLRAEGPLTSTELGGAKRTAEWWDWSDTKIAVERALAFGDVVCTERRSWKRVYELAERAVPAELFGRDPDDHECLRTLVAQSGAALGVATRTDLTDYHRLKAEQVDAVLADSGLVPVRVAGWGPQGAPADAWADPAALAAEPRGRHRTTLLSPFDSLVWDRARTERIFGMAHRLEAYTPRHKRVHGYFAMPLLAGGRLVGRVDPAREGRVLVARQISLEAPKYVEPLARALREAADWVGCDGVRVEALADESLRPALEKLLGG, from the coding sequence ATGACCGTCACCACGCTGACCGCCGACGAGGCCCGCCGGATCGCCCTGCGAGCGCAGGGCCTGCTCGGGGCGCCGGACCGCCGGGGCGGGGTCCGCGGGGTGCTGCGGCACCTGGGCGCCGTCCAGCTGGACACCATCTCCGTGCTGGCCCGCTCGCACGAACTGATCCCGTACGCGCGGCTCGGCGCGGTCGGCCGGCCCGCCGTGGAGGCGGCCTACTGGGGCGGCGGCACGAGCTTCGAGTACTGGTCGCACGCGGCCTGCGTGCTGCCCGTGGAGGAGTGGCCGCTGTTCGCCTTCCGCCGCCGCGCCTACCGCGCGCGCGGCAACCTCTGGGGCCACCAGGTCACCCCCCGGACGTACCGGGGCGTGCTGGACAAGCTCCGCGCCGAGGGCCCGCTGACCTCGACCGAGCTGGGCGGCGCCAAGCGGACGGCAGAGTGGTGGGACTGGTCCGACACCAAGATCGCGGTGGAGCGGGCGCTCGCCTTCGGCGACGTGGTCTGCACCGAGCGGCGCAGCTGGAAGCGGGTCTACGAACTCGCCGAACGGGCCGTCCCGGCCGAGCTGTTCGGCCGCGACCCGGACGACCACGAGTGCCTGCGCACCCTGGTGGCGCAGTCCGGCGCCGCGCTCGGGGTCGCGACCAGGACGGACCTCACGGACTACCACCGTCTCAAGGCCGAGCAGGTGGACGCGGTGCTGGCCGACTCCGGCCTGGTGCCGGTGCGGGTCGCCGGCTGGGGCCCGCAGGGCGCTCCCGCCGACGCCTGGGCCGACCCGGCGGCGCTCGCCGCCGAACCGCGCGGGCGCCACCGCACCACCCTGCTCTCCCCGTTCGACTCCCTGGTCTGGGACCGCGCCCGGACGGAGCGGATCTTCGGCATGGCGCACCGGCTGGAGGCGTACACGCCCCGCCACAAGCGGGTGCACGGCTACTTCGCCATGCCGCTGCTGGCCGGCGGCCGGCTGGTCGGCCGGGTGGACCCGGCGCGCGAGGGGCGCGTCCTGGTGGCCCGTCAGATCTCCCTGGAGGCACCGAAGTACGTGGAGCCGCTGGCCCGTGCGCTGCGCGAGGCCGCCGACTGGGTGGGCTGCGACGGCGTCCGGGTGGAGGCCCTCGCGGACGAGTCGCTGCGCCCGGCCCTGGAGAAGCTCCTGGGCGGCTGA
- the hpf gene encoding ribosome hibernation-promoting factor, HPF/YfiA family: protein MDIVVKGRKTEVPKRFREHVAEKLEKVQKFDGKVISLDVEVSKEHNPRQADRSERVEITVRTRGPVIRAEAAAADPYAALDLASAKLDAQLRKSADRRRVHKGGNGRTPISVAEATAALAALPETEKVDNGANGAVRKTKMGSLEVEGDGPLVVREKTHPAAPMALDQALYEMELVGHDFYLFVEKDSGLPSVVYRRHGYHYGVIHLKADGNAVAGEAGGAGGAIGGPDDED, encoded by the coding sequence GTGGACATCGTCGTCAAGGGCCGCAAGACCGAGGTGCCCAAGAGGTTCCGCGAGCACGTGGCCGAGAAGCTGGAGAAGGTCCAGAAGTTCGACGGCAAGGTGATCAGCCTCGACGTCGAGGTGTCCAAGGAACACAACCCGCGCCAGGCCGACCGGTCCGAGCGGGTGGAGATCACTGTCCGTACCCGTGGCCCGGTGATCCGGGCCGAGGCCGCCGCCGCGGACCCCTACGCGGCGCTCGACCTGGCCTCGGCGAAGCTCGACGCGCAGCTGCGCAAGTCCGCCGACCGGCGACGCGTGCACAAGGGCGGCAACGGCCGTACCCCGATCAGCGTCGCGGAGGCGACCGCCGCGCTCGCGGCCCTGCCGGAGACCGAGAAGGTCGACAACGGCGCCAACGGGGCGGTCCGCAAGACCAAGATGGGATCCCTGGAGGTGGAGGGCGACGGTCCGCTCGTCGTCCGCGAGAAGACGCACCCCGCCGCACCGATGGCGCTGGACCAGGCGCTCTACGAGATGGAGCTGGTCGGCCACGACTTCTACCTCTTCGTGGAGAAGGACAGCGGCCTGCCGAGCGTGGTCTACCGCCGGCACGGCTACCACTACGGTGTCATCCACCTCAAGGCCGACGGCAACGCCGTCGCCGGTGAGGCCGGCGGCGCCGGCGGCGCGATCGGTGGCCCGGACGACGAGGACTGA
- a CDS encoding ComF family protein, whose protein sequence is MPLFSALLGLLLPAPCAGCGVGRIPLCPSCRAALTAARPGATAFASVHSSVPAVHAAAPYAGPVRRLLLAHKERGALPLAVPLGEVLAAAVRSALGPDGAGCPVLLVPVPSTRGSVRARGHDPTLRLARAAARSLRRDGRPATVAPVLRHTRPVADQSGLSAAARRRNLDGALTVPARLAGRLAPCRPTTGHPAPGQRTAGQPTTDHPAPGRPGAGHPRSGRPGAAEDRTGRLGAGCRLVLVDDLVTTGASLGEAAHALARAGAPPSAAATVAAAGLRRPPTGARPDHGAPTGGEPPAGGAPVTPGR, encoded by the coding sequence ATGCCCCTGTTCAGCGCCCTGCTGGGCCTGTTGCTGCCGGCCCCCTGCGCGGGCTGCGGAGTCGGCCGGATCCCGCTGTGCCCCTCCTGCCGGGCCGCCCTGACCGCCGCCCGGCCCGGCGCCACCGCCTTCGCCTCCGTGCACAGCTCCGTACCCGCCGTGCACGCCGCCGCGCCGTACGCCGGCCCCGTACGCCGGCTGCTGCTCGCCCACAAGGAACGCGGCGCGCTGCCGTTGGCGGTCCCGCTCGGCGAGGTGCTGGCCGCCGCCGTGCGCTCGGCCCTCGGCCCGGACGGCGCCGGCTGCCCGGTGCTGCTGGTCCCGGTGCCCTCGACCCGCGGGTCGGTCCGGGCCCGCGGGCACGACCCGACCCTGCGGCTGGCCCGGGCGGCGGCCCGCTCACTGCGACGGGACGGCAGGCCCGCGACGGTCGCGCCCGTCCTGCGGCACACCCGCCCGGTGGCCGACCAGTCGGGGCTCTCGGCCGCCGCGCGACGGCGCAACCTGGACGGCGCGCTGACCGTACCGGCCCGGCTGGCGGGGCGGCTGGCGCCCTGTCGGCCGACGACCGGTCACCCGGCGCCGGGTCAGCGGACGGCCGGTCAGCCGACGACGGATCACCCCGCGCCCGGCCGGCCGGGCGCCGGTCACCCGCGGTCGGGCCGGCCGGGCGCGGCCGAGGACCGTACGGGCCGGCTCGGCGCGGGCTGCCGGCTCGTCCTGGTCGACGATCTGGTCACCACCGGCGCCAGCCTCGGCGAGGCCGCCCATGCGCTGGCCCGGGCCGGGGCACCGCCGAGCGCCGCCGCCACGGTGGCCGCGGCCGGCCTGCGCCGGCCGCCCACCGGTGCCCGGCCGGACCACGGCGCCCCCACCGGCGGCGAACCGCCCGCCGGCGGGGCGCCGGTCACCCCGGGTAGATGA
- the secA gene encoding preprotein translocase subunit SecA, whose translation MSVFDKILRAGEGKILRKLQRIAAQVNSIEEDFANLTDAELRALTDEYKQRLADGESLDDLLPEAFATVREAAKRVLGQRHYDVQIMGGAALHLGYVAEMRTGEGKTLVGTLPTYLNALTGKGVHLITTNDYLAERDSEWMGRVHRFLGLEVGVVLGNMTPAERKRQYGMDITYGTNNEFGFDYLRDNMAWSKDELVQRGHNFAVVDEVDSILIDEARTPLIISGPADQATKWYADFAKLVQRLKIDRDYEVDEKKRTVGVLEEGVSRVEDYLGIDNLYESVNTPLVGFLNNAIKAKELYKADKDYVVMNGEVMIVDEHTGRILAGRRYNEGMHQAIEAKEGVEVQNENQTLATITLQNFFRLYDKLSGMTGTGTTEAAEFHQIYKLGVVPIPTNKDPRRIDQPDLIYKSEPAKFAAVVEDIAEKHEKGQPVLVGTVSVEKSEYLSQELRKRGIPHEVLNAKHHEREAQIVAQAGRKGAVTVATNMAGRGTDIMLGGNSDHLAAAELAQRGLTPTDTPDEYEAAFPEALEKAKASVKAEQEEVREAGGLYVLGTERHESRRIDNQLRGRSGRQGDPGESRFYLSLGDDLMRLFKAGMVERVLSMANVPEDVPIESKMVTRAIASAQTQVEQQNFEIRKNVLKYDEVLNRQREVIYGERRRVLEGEDLQEQIGHFMDDTVEAYVKAATGEGFEDDWDLDKLWTALKQLYPITLDLEELEEEAGGPAGLTSEFLVRAVQEDIQAQYGAREDQLGAEIMRELERRVVLSVLDRRWREHLYEMDYLQEGIGLRAMAQRDPLVEYQREGFDMFTAMMEGIKEESVGYLFNLEVQVEQQVEEVPVADGEISLEKESRPEIKAKGLEAPKPQRLHYTAPTVDGDDTVIEGDFEDLVEDEGDGLTRAERRKAAKSAKGRRRKA comes from the coding sequence GTGTCCGTCTTCGACAAGATCCTGCGCGCCGGCGAAGGCAAGATCCTTCGCAAGCTGCAGCGGATTGCTGCCCAGGTCAACTCCATCGAAGAGGACTTCGCCAACCTCACCGACGCCGAGCTGCGCGCGCTGACCGACGAGTACAAGCAGCGCCTGGCGGACGGTGAGAGCCTGGACGACCTCCTGCCCGAGGCGTTCGCGACCGTCCGCGAGGCGGCCAAGCGGGTGCTCGGCCAGCGGCACTACGACGTCCAGATCATGGGCGGCGCGGCGCTGCACCTCGGCTACGTCGCCGAGATGCGCACCGGTGAGGGCAAGACCCTCGTCGGCACGCTCCCGACGTACCTGAACGCGCTGACCGGCAAGGGCGTTCACCTGATCACCACCAACGACTACCTCGCCGAGCGCGACTCGGAGTGGATGGGCCGGGTGCACCGCTTCCTCGGCCTCGAGGTCGGCGTGGTGCTGGGCAACATGACCCCCGCCGAGCGCAAGCGCCAGTACGGGATGGACATCACGTACGGCACCAACAACGAGTTCGGCTTCGACTACCTGCGCGACAACATGGCCTGGTCGAAGGACGAACTCGTCCAGCGCGGCCACAACTTCGCGGTGGTCGACGAGGTCGACTCGATCCTGATCGACGAGGCCCGTACCCCGCTGATCATCTCCGGCCCGGCCGACCAGGCGACCAAGTGGTACGCCGACTTCGCCAAGCTGGTGCAGCGCCTCAAGATCGACCGTGACTACGAGGTCGACGAGAAGAAGCGCACCGTGGGTGTCCTGGAGGAGGGCGTCTCGCGGGTCGAGGACTACCTCGGCATCGACAACCTCTACGAGTCGGTCAACACGCCGCTGGTCGGGTTCCTGAACAACGCCATCAAGGCCAAGGAGCTCTACAAGGCGGACAAGGACTACGTCGTCATGAACGGCGAAGTCATGATCGTCGACGAGCACACCGGCCGCATCCTGGCCGGCCGCCGCTACAACGAGGGCATGCACCAGGCGATCGAGGCCAAGGAGGGGGTGGAGGTCCAGAACGAGAACCAGACGCTGGCCACCATCACCCTGCAGAACTTCTTCCGCCTGTACGACAAGCTCTCGGGCATGACCGGTACCGGCACCACCGAGGCCGCCGAGTTCCACCAGATCTACAAGCTCGGCGTGGTGCCGATCCCCACCAACAAGGATCCGCGCCGCATCGACCAGCCCGACCTGATCTACAAGTCGGAGCCGGCCAAGTTCGCGGCCGTGGTCGAGGACATCGCGGAGAAGCACGAGAAGGGCCAGCCCGTCCTGGTCGGCACCGTCTCGGTCGAGAAGTCCGAGTACCTGTCGCAGGAGCTGCGCAAGCGCGGCATCCCGCACGAGGTGCTGAACGCCAAGCACCACGAGCGCGAGGCGCAGATCGTCGCGCAGGCCGGCCGCAAGGGCGCCGTCACCGTCGCCACCAACATGGCCGGCCGTGGTACCGACATCATGCTCGGCGGCAACTCCGACCACCTGGCGGCGGCCGAGCTGGCGCAGCGCGGGCTCACCCCGACCGACACCCCGGACGAGTACGAGGCGGCGTTCCCGGAGGCGCTGGAGAAGGCCAAGGCCTCGGTCAAGGCCGAGCAGGAAGAGGTCCGCGAGGCCGGCGGCCTGTACGTGCTGGGCACCGAGCGGCACGAGTCGCGCCGCATCGACAACCAGCTGCGCGGCCGCTCCGGCCGTCAGGGCGACCCGGGCGAGTCCCGGTTCTACCTCTCGCTGGGCGACGACCTGATGCGCCTGTTCAAGGCCGGCATGGTCGAGCGCGTGCTGTCGATGGCGAACGTCCCGGAGGACGTGCCGATCGAGTCGAAGATGGTGACCCGGGCGATCGCCTCGGCCCAGACCCAGGTCGAGCAGCAGAACTTCGAGATCCGCAAGAACGTCCTGAAGTACGACGAGGTGCTGAACCGCCAGCGCGAGGTCATCTACGGCGAGCGCCGCCGGGTCCTGGAGGGCGAGGACCTCCAGGAGCAGATCGGCCACTTCATGGACGACACCGTCGAGGCCTACGTGAAGGCCGCGACCGGTGAGGGCTTCGAGGACGACTGGGACCTCGACAAGCTGTGGACCGCGCTGAAGCAGCTCTACCCGATCACCCTCGACCTGGAGGAGCTGGAGGAGGAGGCCGGCGGTCCCGCGGGCCTGACCTCCGAGTTCCTCGTCCGGGCCGTCCAGGAGGACATCCAGGCCCAGTACGGCGCCCGCGAGGACCAGCTCGGCGCGGAGATCATGCGTGAGCTGGAGCGCCGCGTGGTGCTCTCCGTGCTGGACCGCCGCTGGCGCGAGCACCTCTACGAGATGGACTACCTCCAGGAGGGCATCGGCCTGCGGGCGATGGCCCAGCGCGACCCGCTGGTCGAGTACCAGCGCGAGGGCTTCGACATGTTCACCGCCATGATGGAGGGGATCAAGGAGGAGTCCGTCGGCTACCTGTTCAACCTGGAGGTCCAGGTCGAGCAGCAGGTCGAGGAGGTCCCGGTCGCGGACGGCGAGATCTCGCTGGAGAAGGAGAGCCGCCCGGAGATCAAGGCCAAGGGCCTGGAGGCGCCGAAGCCGCAGCGGCTGCACTACACCGCTCCGACGGTCGACGGCGACGACACGGTGATCGAGGGCGACTTCGAGGACCTGGTGGAGGACGAGGGCGACGGCCTCACCCGGGCCGAGCGCCGCAAGGCCGCCAAGTCGGCCAAGGGCCGCCGCCGCAAGGCCTGA
- a CDS encoding Rv3235 family protein codes for MIESSASPHSAVRPAHPLPPAVRTPRVRPLARQHEPRRHEPHRHEPGRQESPGHVPHGADPQGRFRETPGQEHAPPGPRPRPDRHRAPRHTPAQQHATAAPDGPAPHRPGAPRHPRHPRAACAPAAHGTPGRGSGTGAERAVRAELAARFALRLVEVLTGVRPAGQLQRHTTLDGYGGLTALVRSGPLRPRGTVTRPRLGRVHDSAPSAEVVEACVRVELGPRHHMVAFRLERHRRTGQWQCAAVEAR; via the coding sequence ATGATCGAGTCCTCAGCCTCCCCGCACAGCGCCGTCCGGCCGGCCCACCCGCTCCCACCCGCCGTCCGCACCCCACGCGTCCGGCCGCTCGCCCGGCAGCACGAGCCCCGCCGCCACGAGCCCCACCGCCACGAGCCCGGACGGCAGGAATCCCCCGGCCACGTCCCGCACGGCGCCGACCCGCAGGGCCGGTTCCGGGAGACCCCCGGCCAGGAGCACGCCCCACCCGGCCCCCGGCCGCGACCCGACCGGCACCGCGCCCCGCGGCACACGCCCGCCCAGCAGCACGCCACCGCCGCGCCCGACGGACCGGCCCCGCACCGCCCCGGTGCGCCGCGCCACCCCCGGCACCCCCGGGCGGCCTGCGCCCCGGCCGCCCACGGCACGCCGGGGCGCGGGAGCGGCACCGGCGCCGAGCGGGCCGTCCGGGCCGAGCTGGCCGCCCGCTTCGCCCTACGACTGGTCGAGGTGCTCACCGGCGTCCGGCCGGCCGGCCAGCTCCAGCGGCACACCACCCTGGACGGCTACGGCGGGCTCACCGCACTGGTCCGCTCCGGTCCGCTGCGCCCGCGCGGCACCGTGACCCGCCCCCGGCTGGGCCGGGTGCACGACAGCGCGCCCTCGGCGGAGGTCGTGGAGGCGTGCGTCCGGGTCGAGCTGGGCCCACGGCACCACATGGTGGCCTTCCGGCTGGAGCGGCACCGGCGCACCGGCCAGTGGCAGTGCGCCGCCGTCGAGGCCCGCTGA